One genomic segment of Vigna radiata var. radiata cultivar VC1973A unplaced genomic scaffold, Vradiata_ver6 scaffold_246, whole genome shotgun sequence includes these proteins:
- the LOC106778290 gene encoding DNA topoisomerase 3-beta isoform X2, with translation MCIGYTTKVIQCTGFKTNDTYRARFSSVTEKDVVKALDNLVRPNKDEAMAVDARQEIDLKVGVAFTRFQTSYFQGKYGNLDSRVISYGPCQTPTLGFCVQRYLQINTFKPEKFWSLHPYIIQNGYEIQLEWHRGRLFDINVAMMFQKLVSEDGLLEVTEISEKQETKSRPVGLNTVNLLKVASSALGFGPQMAMQLAERLYTQGFISYPRTESTAYPPSFDFRGVLSAQTNNPTWGNYVHGLLTTGYQKPRLGTDAGDHPPITPMRSAAEDMLGNDAWKLYQYICQHFIGTVSPDCKYIRKKVEFSIGGESFHCTGQHVVTKGFTSIMPWLALNDKNIPSFVKGQKIEISKLELYEGSTSAPDYLTESELISLMEKNGIGTDASIPVHINNICERNYVQVQAGRKLVPTPLGITLVRGYQTIDPDLCLPDIRSFIEQQITLIAKGQVDHRHVVQHVIQQFTQKFSYFVKKIEDMDALFEAQFSTLTDSGRILSKCGKCLRYMKYISSQPPRLYCGTCEEVYYLPQKGNIKLYKELSCPLDNFELLICSMPGPDGKSFPLCPYCYSNPPFEGIEALINTAKTGSVGKIGKGSGMPCSLCPHPSCPNSLVSQGVCACPECSGTLVLDPISAPRWKLCCNMCNCLVFLAQGAHRISTTKERCGECDSSIIEVDFNKKTTPLEDGATLHRGCILCDELLHSLVEMKHGRSFKHMSSRGRGRGARKGGRGRGRGGGKIMDPKMSFRDF, from the exons TTATACAGTGTACTGGTTTCAAAACAAATGACACTTACCGTGCACGGTTCTCTTCTGTTACTGAGAAAGATGTTGTGAAGGCCTTAGACAACCTTGTGAGACCAAATAAAGATGAGGCCATGGCTGTAGATGCTAGGCAAGAGATAGATTTGAAAGTTGGAGTTGCGTTCACTCGATTTCAAACGAGTTATTTCCAGGGAAAATATGGGAACCTAGACTCCAGGGTCATCTC CTATGGTCCGTGTCAGACTCCAACCTTAGGATTTTGTGTGCAGCGATATTTACAAATAAACACTTTCAAGCCAGAAAAGTTTTGGAGTTTGCACCCTTACATAATTCAAAATGGCTATGAAATTCAGCTAGAATGGCATCGTGGCAGATTGTTTGACATAAAT GTTGCTATGATGTTTCAAAAGCTTGTTTCTGAAGATGGACTTTTGGAAGTTACTGAAATATCAGAAAAACAGGAAACCAAAAGTCGTCCTGTTGGTCTAAACACAGTGAACCTTCTAAAG GTTGCTTCAAGTGCTCTAGGATTTGGACCTCAGATGGCTATGCAACTAGCGGAACGGTTATATACTCAAGGTTTCATCAG TTATCCACGCACAGAAAGCACAGCATACCCTCCTTCGTTTGACTTTCGTGGTGTGCTCTCTGCACAAACAAATAATCCAACATGGGGTAATTATGTACACGGGCTACTTACCACTGGTTATCAAAAACCTCGTCTGGGAACAGATGCAGGTGACCATCCTCCCATTACCCCAATGAGATCAGCAGCAGAAGATATGCTGGGCAATGATGCTTGGAAGCTGTACCAATATATTTGTCAACACTTCATAGGTACAGTTTCTCCGGACTGCAAGTATATAAG GAAAAAGGTTGAGTTTTCCATTGGTGGAGAGTCCTTTCATTGTACAGGGCAGCATGTTGTCACCAAAGGATTTACTTCTATAATGCCTTGGTTGGccttaaatgataaaaatattccaTCATTTGTAAAAGGCCAGAAAATAGAAATATCAAAGTTGGAGCTCTATGAG GGGAGTACCAGTGCTCCAGATTACCTAACTGAAAGTGAGCTGATATCGCTGATGGAGAAGAATGGAATAGGAACAGATGCTTCAATTCCTGTACATATTAACAACATATGTGAACGGAATTATGTGCAG GTACAAGCAGGCAGAAAGCTTGTCCCAACCCCATTAGGCATTACATTAGTAAGAGGTTATCAAACTATAGATCCAGATCTCTGCCTGCCCGATATTCGTAGCTTCAttgagcaacaaattactctTATTGCCAAGGGTCAGGTGGATCATCGACATGTGGTGCAGCATGTAATCCAACAGTTCACGCAGAAGTTTAGTTACTTCGTCAAAAAG ATTGAAGATATGGATGCATTATTTGAAGCACAGTTTTCTACTCTTACTGATTCAGGGCGTATTCTGAGTAAATGTGGTAAATGCTTGAGATACATGAAGTACATTTCTTCTCAGCCTCCACGATTGTATTGTGGTACATGTGAGGAGGTTTATTATCTCCCACAGAAGGGAAACATCAAG CTGTACAAAGAATTGTCTTGTCCTTTAGACAATTTTGAGCTTTTAATTTGCTCTATGCCTGGTCCAGATGGTAAATCATTCCCACTATGCCCATACTGCTACAGTAATCCCCCATTCGAAGGCATTGAAGCACTCATCAATACCGCTAAAACTGGTAGTGTTGGCAAGATTGGCAAGGGATCCGGCATGCCCTGCAGCCTATGCCCTCATCCAAGTTGCCCAAATTCTCTGGTTTCCCAGGGTGTATGTGCTTGTCCAGAGTGCAGTGGAACACTTGTCTTAGACCCAATAAGTGCTCCCAGATGGAAACTTTGTTGTAATATGTGTAATTGCCTAGTTTTTCTTGCACAAGGCGCTCACAGAATCTCCACAACTAAAGAGCGGTGCGGTGAATGTGACTCTTCAATCATAGAAGTAGACTTCAACAAGAAAACAACTCCTCTGGAAGACGGAGCAACCTTGCACCGAGGCTGCATTCTATGCGATGAGTTGCTTCATTCCCTTGTGGAAATGAAACATGGTAGAAGTTTCAAGCACATGAGCTCAAGAGGAAGAGGTAGAGGGGCAAGAAAAGGTGGAAGGGGCAGAGGACGCGGGGGTGGAAAAATCATGGATCCGAAAATGAGTTTCCGAGATTTTTAA
- the LOC106778315 gene encoding phytoene dehydrogenase, chloroplastic/chromoplastic — MAASGYISAANLNCLLGARHMSNPKLGSADARISLSFGGSDSMGVNVRPASIRAPKRNHFSPLRVVCVDYPRPELENTVNFVEAAYLSSTFRASPRPLEPLKVVIAGAGLAGLSTAKYLADAGHKPILLEARDVLGGKVAAWKDEDGDWYETGLHIFFGAYPNVQNLFGELGINDRLQWKEHSMIFAMPNKPGEFSRFDFLEVLPSPLNGIWAILRNNEMLTWPEKVKFAIGLLPAMLGGQAYVEAQDGLSVKEWMIKQGVPDRVTDEVFIAMSKALNFINPDELSMQCILIALNRFLQEKHGSKMAFLDGNPPERLCMPIVDHIQSLGGEVHLSSRIKKIELNDDGTVKSFLLSNGKVMEGDAYVFATPVDILKLLLPDNWKGIPYFQRLDKLVGVPVINVHIWFDRKLKNTYDHLLFSRSPLLSVYADMSVTCKEYYDPNRSMLELVFAPAEEWISRSDEDIIAATMSELAKLFPDEISADQSKAKILKYHVVKTPRSVYKTVPNCEPCRPIQRSPIEGFYLAGDYTKQKYLASMEGAVLSGKLCAQAIVQDCEVLAGRGQKRMAQTSVV, encoded by the exons ATGGCTGCTTCTGGATATATATCTGCTGCCAACTTGAATTGCCTGCTTGGCGCCAGACACATGTCCAATCCCAAGCTGGGTTCTGCAGATGCCAGAATTTCGTTGTCGTTTGGTGGGAGCGACTCTATGGGCGTTAATGTGCGACCCGCTTCAATTCGTGCTCCTAAAAGGAACCATTTCTCTCCTCTGCGTGTCGTTTGCGTCGATTATCCACGACCAGAGCTTGAAAACACCGTTAATTTCGTCGAAGCTGCTTACTTGTCTTCCACCTTTCGTGCTTCTCCGCGTCCACTAGAACCGTTGAAGGTCGTTATTGCCGGTGCAG GATTGGCTGGTTTATCGACTGCAAAATATTTGGCTGATGCTGGGCATAAGCCTATATTGCTGGAAGCTAGAGACGTTCTAGGTGGAAAG GTTGCTGCATGGAAAGATGAGGATGGAGACTGGTATGAAACAGGTCTCCACATCTTCT TTGGGGCTTACCCTAATGTGCAGAACCTATTTGGAGAACTTGGCATTAATGATCGGTTACAATGGAAGGAGCATTCCATGATTTTTGCTATGCCAAATAAGCCCGGAGAGTTTAGTCGATTTGATTTTCTCGAAGTCCTTCCATCCCCGTTAAATG GAATCTGGGCTATATTAAGGAACAATGAGATGCTGACATGGCCAGAGAAAGTCAAATTTGCAATTGGGCTTCTGCCAGCTATGCTTGGTGGACAGGCATATGTTGAGGCTCAAGATGGTCTTTCTGTTAAAGAATGGATGATAAAACAG GGTGTTCCTGATCGAGTAACTGATGAGGTGTTCATAGCAATGTCGAAGGCACTAAACTTCATTAATCCTGATGAACTTTCAATGCAATGTATATTGATTGCTTTAAACCGATTCCTTCAG GAAAAACATGGTTCTAAGATGGCATTTTTGGATGGTAATCCCCCTGAAAGACTTTGTATGCCAATAGTTGATCATATTCAGTCCTTGGGTGGCGAAGTTCATCTCAGTTCAcgcattaaaaaaattgagctAAATGATGATGGAACAGTGAAGAGCTTCTTACTAAGTAATGGGAAGGTGATGGAGGGGGATGCTTACGTGTTTGCAACTCCAG TGGATATTCTGAAGCTTCTTTTACCTGACAACTGGAAGGGGATTCCATATTTCCAGAGATTGGACAAATTAGTTGGAGTCCCAGTCATAAATGTTCACATATG GTTTGACAGAAAACTGAAGAACACATATGATCACCTTCTCTTTAGCAG AAGTCCCCTTCTGAGTGTATATGCTGACATGTCTGTAACTTGCAAG GAATATTATGACCCAAACCGGTCTATGTTAGAGTTGGTTTTTGCACCAGCTGAAGAATGGATTTCACGTAGTGATGAAGATATCATTGCAGCAACAATGTCTGAGCTTGCCAAACTCTTTCCTGATGAAATTTCTGCAGACCAAAGCAAAGCTAAGATTCTCAAGTACCATGTTGTTAAAACACCAAG GTCGGTTTACAAAACTGTTCCAAATTGTGAACCTTGTCGACCCATTCAAAGATCTCCTATAGAAGGTTTCTATTTAGCTGGAGattacacaaaacaaaaatatttagctTCAATGGAAGGTGCTGTTCTTTCAGGGAAGCTGTGTGCACAAGCAATTGTACAG GATTGTGAAGTACTTGCTGGTCGAGGCCAGAAAAGAATGGCTCAAACGAGTGTTGTCTGA
- the LOC106778272 gene encoding probable pre-mRNA-splicing factor ATP-dependent RNA helicase DEAH5 isoform X2, producing MAANDGFDTLQYLSLLSKVCVELESHTGAADKVLAEFIIHLARSSDNLHHFNAVLNDNGAFYPDYLVRTLFTLVRAVLEPVKTESKAKQEDSGSSSLKPLKRVSSPEKGEAKQFTAAGNLSSTYKDEEGDGLPRQVDDDDEDFEIELNDDAPAFLQGQTKHSMDMSPLKIFKNPEGSLLRSAALQSALAKERREVREQQHSSLFDSIPKDLNRAWEDPMPEKGERHLAHELRGVGLSAFDMPEWKRSSGKSISFGPKSKLSIPEQRQSLPIYRLKNELVQAVHDNQVLVVIGETGSGKTTQITQYLAEAGYTTQGKIGCTQPRRAAAVSVAKRVAEEFGCRLGEEVGYAIRFEDCTGPDTLIKYMTDGMLLREMLMDETLSRYSVIMLDEAHERTVYTDVLFGLLKLLLKRRPELRLIVTSATLDAEKFSGYFFNCNIFTIPGRTFHVDILYDTQPESDYLDASLRTVLQIHLNEPEGDILLFLTGQEEIDFACQTLVEKMKKLGFAKQNVYNPKQGLDSLVITPISQASAKQRAGRAGRTGPGKCYRLYTESAYRNEMSPTTVPEIQRINLATTTLNMKSMGINDLLSFDFMDSPSPQALVSAMEQLYSLGALDEEGLLTKLGKKMAEFPLDPPLSKMLLASVDLGCSDEILTIIAMIQTGNIFYRPREKQGPADQKRAKFFQPEGDHLTLLAVYEAWKAKNFSGPWCSENFVQSRSLRRVQDVRKQLLTIMDRYKLDVASAGINFTKVTKAITAGFFFHAARKDPQEGYRTLVENQSVYIHPSSALFHRQPDWIIYHELVMTTKEYMREVTAIDPKWLVELAPRFFKAADPTKMSKRKRQERIQPLHGASEQWRLSKRRA from the exons ATGGCTGCGAACGATGGATTCGACACGCTTCAATACTTGTCGCTTCTCTCCAAGGTCTGCGTCGAGTTGGAGTCCCACACCGGCGCCGCCGACAAGGTCCTCGCCGAGTTCATCATCCATTTGGCTCGTTCATCCGACAACCTTCACCACTTCAACGCCGTACTCAACGACAACGGTGCCTTTTATCCTGATTACCTTGTCCGAACGCTTTTCACCCTTGTTCGCGCAGTTCTTGAACCCGTTAAGACAGAGTCCAAAGCCAAACAAGAGGACAGTGGCAGTTCTTCGTTGAAACCTCTCAAGAGAGTCTCCTCTCCTGAAAAAGGGGAAGCAAAACAGTTCACTGCCGCCGGAAACTTGAGTTCTACATATAAGGACGAGGAGGGAGATGGGTTGCCACGCCAagtagatgatgatgatgaagatttcgAGATTGAGTTGAACGATGATGCACCTGCATTCTTGCAGGGGCAAACCAAACACTCAATGGACATGTCTCCTCTCAAGATTTTCAAGAATCCAGAAGGTTCTCTGCTCCGCAGCGCGGCGCTTCAGTCTGCACTTGCTAAGGAACGAAGAGAAGTGCGAGAACAGCAGCACAGTTCACTATTTGATTCAATTCCAAAAGATCTCAATCGAGCTTGGGAAGACCCTATGCCAGAGAAAGGTGAAAGACACCTTGCTCACGAGCTTAGGGGTGTTGGTTTATCTGCATTTGACATGCCGGAGTGGAAGAGGAGCAGCGGAAAATCCATTTCATTTGGGCCAAAATCAAAGCTTTCTATTCCAGAACAGAGGCAGAGTTTGCCAATTTATAGATTGAAAAATGAATTGGTTCAGGCTGTGCATGATAATCAGGTGTTGGTGGTGATCGGAGAAACTGGTTCTGGGAAGACTACTCAGATTACCCAGTATCTTGCTGAAGCGGGGTACACCACACAGGGGAAAATTGGATGTACTCAACCACGGAGGGCGGCTGCAGTGTCTGTTGCAAAGCGGGTTGCAGAAGAGTTCGGTTGTCGATTGGGGGAGGAAGTTGGTTATGCCATTCGGTTTGAGGATTGCACTGGACCGGATACTCTCATCAAATACATGACAGATGGTATGCTTCTTAGGGAAATGTTAATGGATGAGACTCTATCACGGTATTCTGTTATTATGCTTGATGAGGCCCATGAAAGAACTGTTTATACTGATGTTCTTTTTGGACTCCTGAAGCTGCTCCTGAAGCGTAGGCCTGAGTTAAGATTGATCGTGACGTCTGCTACTCTGGATGCCGAGAAGTTTTCAGGGTATTTCTTTAACTGTAACATCTTTACAATACCTGGTAGAACTTTTCATGTGGACATACTTTATGATACACAGCCTGAGAGTGATTATTTAGATGCATCTTTACGCACTGTTCTGCAGATCCACTTGAATGAACCTGAAGGAGacattcttctcttcttaaCTGGTCAAGAAGAGATTGATTTTGCTTGCCAAACTCttgttgagaaaatgaagaaattag GATTTGCTAAGCAGAATGTTTATAACCCTAAGCAAGGTCTTGACTCTTTGGTAATAACTCCAATTTCACAAGCATCAGCCAAACAAAGAGCAGGACGTGCAGGGCGTACGGGACCTGGGAAGTGTTATCGTCTCTACACTGAAAGTGCATACAGGAATGAGATGTCTCCCACTACAGTTCCGGAGATTCAAAGGATAAATCTTGCAACAACTACTCTTAATATGAAATCTATGGGGATAAACGATCTATTATCCTTTGATTTTATGGATTCGCCTTCCCCTCAGGCGCTTGTTTCTGCTATGGAACAGCTTTACAGTCTTGGAGCATTGGATGAAGAGGGCTTGTTAACCAAACTGGGGAAGAAAATGGCAGAATTTCCTTTGGATCCACCGTTGTCCAAGATGCTACTTGCCAGTGTGGATCTTGGATGCAGTGATGAGATTTTGACCATAATTGCCATGATTCAAACCGGAAATATTTTTTACAGGCCAAGGGAAAAGCAAGGCCCAGCAGATCAGAAGAGGGCAAAGTTTTTCCAGCCAGAGGGTGACCATCTTACTCTACTTGCTGTTTACGAGGCTTGGAAAGCTAAGAACTTTTCAGGACCGTGGTGTTCTGAGAACTTTGTTCAATCTCGTTCGTTGAGAAGAGTCCAGGATGTCAGGAAACAGCTGCTCACTATCATGGATAG GTACAAATTAGATGTTGCGAGTGCTGGAATTAACTTCACCAAAGTGACGAAGGCTATCACAGCAGGATTCTTTTTCCATGCTGCTAGAAAGGACCCTCAGGAAGGTTACAGAACCCTGGTTGAGAACCAGTCTGTATATATCCATCCAAGCTCAGCTTTGTTCCACAGACAGCCAGACTGGATCATCTACCACGAGCTTGTGATGACAACGAAGGAATATATGCGTGAGGTCACTGCCATAGACCCTAAATGGTTAGTTGAATTGGCTCCAAGATTTTTCAAAGCTGCAGATCCCACAAAGATGAGCAAGCGAAAGCGTCAAGAACGTATACAACCACTTCATGGTGCATCGGAACAATGGCGTTTGAGTAAACGCCGTGCATGA
- the LOC106778272 gene encoding probable pre-mRNA-splicing factor ATP-dependent RNA helicase DEAH5 isoform X1, producing the protein MAANDGFDTLQYLSLLSKVCVELESHTGAADKVLAEFIIHLARSSDNLHHFNAVLNDNGAFYPDYLVRTLFTLVRAVLEPVKTESKAKQEDSGSSSLKPLKRVSSPEKGEAKQFTAAGNLSSTYKDEEGDGLPRQVDDDDEDFEIELNDDAPAFLQGQTKHSMDMSPLKIFKNPEGSLLRSAALQSALAKERREVREQQHSSLFDSIPKDLNRAWEDPMPEKGERHLAHELRGVGLSAFDMPEWKRSSGKSISFGPKSKLSIPEQRQSLPIYRLKNELVQAVHDNQVLVVIGETGSGKTTQITQYLAEAGYTTQGKIGCTQPRRAAAVSVAKRVAEEFGCRLGEEVGYAIRFEDCTGPDTLIKYMTDGMLLREMLMDETLSRYSVIMLDEAHERTVYTDVLFGLLKLLLKRRPELRLIVTSATLDAEKFSGYFFNCNIFTIPGRTFHVDILYDTQPESDYLDASLRTVLQIHLNEPEGDILLFLTGQEEIDFACQTLVEKMKKLGKNVPELVILPVYSALPSEMQYRIFEPAPPGKRKVVVATNIAEASLTIDGIYYVIDPGFAKQNVYNPKQGLDSLVITPISQASAKQRAGRAGRTGPGKCYRLYTESAYRNEMSPTTVPEIQRINLATTTLNMKSMGINDLLSFDFMDSPSPQALVSAMEQLYSLGALDEEGLLTKLGKKMAEFPLDPPLSKMLLASVDLGCSDEILTIIAMIQTGNIFYRPREKQGPADQKRAKFFQPEGDHLTLLAVYEAWKAKNFSGPWCSENFVQSRSLRRVQDVRKQLLTIMDRYKLDVASAGINFTKVTKAITAGFFFHAARKDPQEGYRTLVENQSVYIHPSSALFHRQPDWIIYHELVMTTKEYMREVTAIDPKWLVELAPRFFKAADPTKMSKRKRQERIQPLHGASEQWRLSKRRA; encoded by the exons ATGGCTGCGAACGATGGATTCGACACGCTTCAATACTTGTCGCTTCTCTCCAAGGTCTGCGTCGAGTTGGAGTCCCACACCGGCGCCGCCGACAAGGTCCTCGCCGAGTTCATCATCCATTTGGCTCGTTCATCCGACAACCTTCACCACTTCAACGCCGTACTCAACGACAACGGTGCCTTTTATCCTGATTACCTTGTCCGAACGCTTTTCACCCTTGTTCGCGCAGTTCTTGAACCCGTTAAGACAGAGTCCAAAGCCAAACAAGAGGACAGTGGCAGTTCTTCGTTGAAACCTCTCAAGAGAGTCTCCTCTCCTGAAAAAGGGGAAGCAAAACAGTTCACTGCCGCCGGAAACTTGAGTTCTACATATAAGGACGAGGAGGGAGATGGGTTGCCACGCCAagtagatgatgatgatgaagatttcgAGATTGAGTTGAACGATGATGCACCTGCATTCTTGCAGGGGCAAACCAAACACTCAATGGACATGTCTCCTCTCAAGATTTTCAAGAATCCAGAAGGTTCTCTGCTCCGCAGCGCGGCGCTTCAGTCTGCACTTGCTAAGGAACGAAGAGAAGTGCGAGAACAGCAGCACAGTTCACTATTTGATTCAATTCCAAAAGATCTCAATCGAGCTTGGGAAGACCCTATGCCAGAGAAAGGTGAAAGACACCTTGCTCACGAGCTTAGGGGTGTTGGTTTATCTGCATTTGACATGCCGGAGTGGAAGAGGAGCAGCGGAAAATCCATTTCATTTGGGCCAAAATCAAAGCTTTCTATTCCAGAACAGAGGCAGAGTTTGCCAATTTATAGATTGAAAAATGAATTGGTTCAGGCTGTGCATGATAATCAGGTGTTGGTGGTGATCGGAGAAACTGGTTCTGGGAAGACTACTCAGATTACCCAGTATCTTGCTGAAGCGGGGTACACCACACAGGGGAAAATTGGATGTACTCAACCACGGAGGGCGGCTGCAGTGTCTGTTGCAAAGCGGGTTGCAGAAGAGTTCGGTTGTCGATTGGGGGAGGAAGTTGGTTATGCCATTCGGTTTGAGGATTGCACTGGACCGGATACTCTCATCAAATACATGACAGATGGTATGCTTCTTAGGGAAATGTTAATGGATGAGACTCTATCACGGTATTCTGTTATTATGCTTGATGAGGCCCATGAAAGAACTGTTTATACTGATGTTCTTTTTGGACTCCTGAAGCTGCTCCTGAAGCGTAGGCCTGAGTTAAGATTGATCGTGACGTCTGCTACTCTGGATGCCGAGAAGTTTTCAGGGTATTTCTTTAACTGTAACATCTTTACAATACCTGGTAGAACTTTTCATGTGGACATACTTTATGATACACAGCCTGAGAGTGATTATTTAGATGCATCTTTACGCACTGTTCTGCAGATCCACTTGAATGAACCTGAAGGAGacattcttctcttcttaaCTGGTCAAGAAGAGATTGATTTTGCTTGCCAAACTCttgttgagaaaatgaagaaattaggTAAGAATGTTCCAGAGCTCGTCATTTTACCGGTTTATAGTGCTCTTCCTAGTGAAATGCAGTACAGGATATTTGAACCTGCTCCACCTGGGAAAAGGAAAGTGGTTGTGGCTACTAACATTGCTGAGGCTTCTTTGACTATTGATGGGATATATTATGTAATTGATCCAGGATTTGCTAAGCAGAATGTTTATAACCCTAAGCAAGGTCTTGACTCTTTGGTAATAACTCCAATTTCACAAGCATCAGCCAAACAAAGAGCAGGACGTGCAGGGCGTACGGGACCTGGGAAGTGTTATCGTCTCTACACTGAAAGTGCATACAGGAATGAGATGTCTCCCACTACAGTTCCGGAGATTCAAAGGATAAATCTTGCAACAACTACTCTTAATATGAAATCTATGGGGATAAACGATCTATTATCCTTTGATTTTATGGATTCGCCTTCCCCTCAGGCGCTTGTTTCTGCTATGGAACAGCTTTACAGTCTTGGAGCATTGGATGAAGAGGGCTTGTTAACCAAACTGGGGAAGAAAATGGCAGAATTTCCTTTGGATCCACCGTTGTCCAAGATGCTACTTGCCAGTGTGGATCTTGGATGCAGTGATGAGATTTTGACCATAATTGCCATGATTCAAACCGGAAATATTTTTTACAGGCCAAGGGAAAAGCAAGGCCCAGCAGATCAGAAGAGGGCAAAGTTTTTCCAGCCAGAGGGTGACCATCTTACTCTACTTGCTGTTTACGAGGCTTGGAAAGCTAAGAACTTTTCAGGACCGTGGTGTTCTGAGAACTTTGTTCAATCTCGTTCGTTGAGAAGAGTCCAGGATGTCAGGAAACAGCTGCTCACTATCATGGATAG GTACAAATTAGATGTTGCGAGTGCTGGAATTAACTTCACCAAAGTGACGAAGGCTATCACAGCAGGATTCTTTTTCCATGCTGCTAGAAAGGACCCTCAGGAAGGTTACAGAACCCTGGTTGAGAACCAGTCTGTATATATCCATCCAAGCTCAGCTTTGTTCCACAGACAGCCAGACTGGATCATCTACCACGAGCTTGTGATGACAACGAAGGAATATATGCGTGAGGTCACTGCCATAGACCCTAAATGGTTAGTTGAATTGGCTCCAAGATTTTTCAAAGCTGCAGATCCCACAAAGATGAGCAAGCGAAAGCGTCAAGAACGTATACAACCACTTCATGGTGCATCGGAACAATGGCGTTTGAGTAAACGCCGTGCATGA